One Miscanthus floridulus cultivar M001 chromosome 11, ASM1932011v1, whole genome shotgun sequence DNA window includes the following coding sequences:
- the LOC136494674 gene encoding uncharacterized protein — MADASGSSTAVSGRYNLMGCIKEIPTLKGDNYTEWKKKIDLAFILAEVDWVVTTPCPIEPMAPVSETNMADAAWTTRERDFASQIMSYDLEHRKWITANKKCLAVIKNTIEPAIVGSISECDTITEYSERIKSQFTRSSKTYATQLIKQLVTERYSDNDGIREHILRMSNLASKLKPMDLALKDEFFIHLIFASLPKEFDTFVINYNIQPEKWDMERLMAMCVQEEERMKAVNGGSINYLKDNKKKNNNANSSSKSKEKGHMLHQPQQNKFTIEKDQCLYCKKMEHYKKDYPDYLKMIMAKKGIPFDKDYAKKRKTR, encoded by the exons gcagatataacttgatgggttgtatcaaagagatccccactctcaaaggcgATAACTACactgagtggaagaaaaagatcgacctagccttcatcttggctgaggtggactgggtagtcaccacaccgtgtcccataGAGCCTATGGCACCAGTGAGTGAGACAAACAtggctgatgccgcttggacaaccagagagagggattttgcatcccaaataatgtcctatgaccttgagcatagaaagtggatcactgccaacaagaagtgtttggctgtgataaagaacacgattgagcctgcaattgtgggctcaatctcaGAGTGTGACACCATCACCGAGTATagcgaaagaataaagagtcagttcactcgCTCTTcgaagacatatgctacccagctgataaagcagctggtgacagagaggtactcagataatgatggcataagagagcacatactaaggatgagcaatttggcatccaagctaaaaccaatggatctggctctcaaggatgagttctttatccatctgatttttgcttccttgccaaaagagtttgacacttttgttatcaactataacatacagcctgagaaatgggacatggagaggctcatggctatgtgtgtgcaagaagaggagagaatgaaagctgtcaatggtggctctatcaattatttgaaagacaataagaaaaaaaataataatgctaactcctcttcaaagtcaaaggaaaagggtcacatgctgcatcagcctcagcagaacaagttcacaaTAGAGAAAGACCAATGTCTCTATTGTAAGAAGATggaacattataagaaagattatcccgattacttaaagatgatcatggcaaagaaag ggattccgttcgacaaggactacgcaaagaagcgaaagacacgttaa